One genomic region from Magallana gigas chromosome 3, xbMagGiga1.1, whole genome shotgun sequence encodes:
- the LOC105333263 gene encoding uncharacterized protein: MASLSAAQVPLLDVNFGLGSTQKSYGGKKAPHGFHSYTEEDEPLHLTSNIPTKSYGGKRAPTSSLITVNLDEDSKLTCVKKSTLSNIIVLNEDEESSRYKSYGLKKIISSNNGLVSQENEEATSQGGKRSNIPLTDIKEEGQLDSEKLTLPQHGSKRGASGPLVTSSDEEESLPPSPRSSVNSSSSVQHAYEHDHDYENVASPSGSSTASGPVYIRPPGFRHHAQEIKKVKKKKTTEFDFKSALKKRAPTPPKVRPKRESVPMRLRALPQSFWKQPNVPNPVSPAPLFPSLPPLGSKDSSEDITDMRPITPPDEKERHKKQPKQSERKVYITGDTDLLLKHLFDRAVEDKKNPQIKRGRPRKIAVPRETGTKALISGDDPYLVDAVTQKLFPQLSLESRQGQIGSTTLQLVTLRDGDKSVTLPSLSIEQNYSQMLSDLAMNI, translated from the exons ATGGCATCACTCTCTGCAGCACAAGTTCCCTTGTTGGATGTAAATTTTGGCTTAGGTTCAACTCAAAAATCGTATGGTGGTAAAAAAGCTCCACATGGGTTCCATTCATATACAGAGGAAGATGAACCATTGCACTTAACCAGTAACATTCCAACAAAATCATATGGAGGAAAGAGGGCGCCAACGTCAAGTTTAATTACAGTTAACTTGGATGAGGATTCTAAGTTAACTTGTGtgaaaaaatcaacattatCAAATATAATTGTCCTGAATGAGGACGAGGAGTCATCACGCTATAAATCCTATggattaaagaaaattatttcttcaaataatggTCTAGTCAGTCAAGAGAATGAAGAGGCTACCTCACAAGGAGGGAAACGTTCAAATATTCCTTTAACAGATATTAAAGAAGAAGGACAGTTAGATAGTGAGAAATTGACATTACCACAGCACGGGTCTAAGCGAGGGGCATCAGGGCCTCTAGTAACGTCCAGTGATGAAGAAGAGAGTCTACCTCCTTCCCCACGTTCTAGTGTGAATAGTAGTTCATCCGTCCAACATGCATATGAACATGATCATGACTATGAAAATGTGGCCTCTCCTAGTGGAAGCAGTACAGCCAGTGGTCCAGTATATATAAGGCCCCCCGGATTTCGTCATCATGcacaagaaattaaaaaagtgaaaaagaagaAGACTACTGAGTTTGATTTTAAGTCTGCTTTGAAAAAGAGAGCTCCAACACCTCCCAAAGTTAGACCAAAAAGAG AGTCAGTGCCGATGAGATTGCGAGCATTACCACAGTCATTTTGGAAACAACCAAATGTTCCTAACCCTGTCTCTCCAGCTCCATTATTTCCGTCATTACCCCCACTTGGATCAAAAGACTCAAGTGAAGATATAACAG ACATGAGACCCATCACTCCACCAGATGAGAAGGAGAGACACAAAAAACAGCCCAAACAGTCTGAGAGAAAAGTTTACATCACAGGAGACACAGACTTACTCCTCAAACATCTGTTTGATAGGGCTGTTGAAGACAAAAAGAACCCACAAATAAAGAGGGGAAG ACCAAGAAAAATTGCTGTTCCAAGAGAGACAGGCACTAAGGCTCTTATATCTGGAGATGACCCTTATCTGGTGGATGCAGTCACACAGAAATTGTTCCCTCAGCTCTCTCTGGAGTCCCGGCAGGGACAGATTGGGTCCACCACCCTACAGTTGGTGACCCTAAGGGACGGGGATAAGTCTGTCACTCTGCCATCACTCAGCATAGAACAAAATTACTCTCAGATGCTGTCAGACCTGGCGATGAATATCTAA
- the LOC105333262 gene encoding RNA polymerase II subunit A C-terminal domain phosphatase SSU72, whose translation MTDGGSTLSVAVVCSSNQNRSMEAHSFLSKRGYNVRSFGTGSQVKLPGATLDKPNIYDFNTTYDEMYRDLMRKDPELYTQNGILHMLDRNRRIKPMPERFQACKEKFNVIITCEERVYDQVIEDFETREKEDMQPAHIINIDIQDNHEEATIGAFLISDLATMLFESDDLDNDIDEILQDFEPRARRPILHTVCFY comes from the exons ATGACGGATGGAGGTTCAACCTTGTCTGTTGCAGTCGTCTGCTCAAGTAATCAGAATAGGAGTATGGAGGCTCACAGCTTCTTAAG taaaaggGGTTACAATGTAAGGTCTTTTGGAACTGGAAGTCAAGTAAAGTTACCTGGAGCCACTTTGGACAAGccaaatatttatgatttcaaCACAACTTATGATGAAATGTACAGAGACTTGATGAGAAAAGATCCTGAACT ATACACACAGAATGGGATCCTACACATGCTGGACAGGAATCGAAGGATCAAGCCAATGCCAGAGAGGTTCCAGGCATGCAAAGAAAAGTTTAACGTCATCATCACCTGTGAGGAGAGAGTTTACGATCAAGTTATAGAGG ACTTTGAAACAAGAGAAAAGGAGGACATGCAGCCTGCTCACATCATCAACATTGACATTCAGGACAATCACGAAGAGGCCACAATTGGAGCTTTTCTGATAAGTGATTTAGCCACCATG CTTTTTGAGTCAGATGATCTGGATAATGACATTGATGAGATTTTACAAGATTTTGAGCCCAGAGCCAGGCGCCCTATTCTTCACACAGTCTGCTTCTACTGA